A single genomic interval of Dethiosulfovibrio salsuginis harbors:
- a CDS encoding AAA family ATPase, with translation MLKSMDIENLTVFPHAHVDFSLGLNVIVGENGTGKSHLLKAAYSLLAVSSEGGRKFRGTTPTKNYLQTAIAEKLVGVFRPETLGRLTRRRQGRGRCDISLRFDTSEWDFSCGFSSNSKAEVSVDKMPSSWSDIEPVFLPTRELMSLYTNFVATYDRHYLEFEETWKDTCLLLGAPLRKGPRETSVRAILDPLEEGMSGKIVVSDGRMYLQKRDGRMEMYLIAEGHRKLAMIAHLVSSGVLKRNSCLFWDEPEANLNPKLVKLVAETILKLCEQGIQVFISTHDLFLLRELELRRRDHKDVSVRFIGLHEGDVGVKLEQGDSIDDVGEVVSLEENADQSNRYLSMDWQE, from the coding sequence GTGCTTAAATCGATGGACATAGAAAACCTCACCGTTTTCCCTCATGCCCATGTGGATTTTTCCCTCGGTTTAAACGTCATCGTAGGGGAAAACGGAACGGGCAAGAGCCACCTGCTTAAGGCCGCCTACAGCCTGCTGGCGGTGTCGTCGGAAGGAGGGCGAAAATTCAGGGGAACTACTCCTACCAAAAACTACCTCCAGACGGCGATCGCCGAAAAATTGGTTGGTGTGTTTCGTCCTGAAACCTTGGGAAGGCTGACCCGTCGTCGTCAGGGCAGGGGAAGGTGCGACATCTCCCTTCGGTTTGATACCTCTGAATGGGATTTTTCCTGTGGTTTTTCGTCCAACAGCAAGGCGGAGGTCTCGGTGGATAAGATGCCTTCCTCTTGGAGCGATATCGAGCCGGTGTTCTTGCCGACCAGAGAGCTCATGTCCCTATACACTAACTTCGTAGCCACCTACGATAGACACTACCTCGAGTTCGAGGAAACCTGGAAGGACACCTGTCTTCTTCTAGGTGCTCCTCTCAGGAAGGGGCCCAGGGAAACCTCCGTAAGGGCTATACTGGACCCACTTGAGGAGGGAATGTCGGGGAAAATTGTAGTCTCCGACGGGAGGATGTATCTCCAAAAGAGGGATGGTCGGATGGAAATGTACCTCATAGCAGAAGGACACAGAAAGCTCGCCATGATAGCCCATCTTGTGTCGTCGGGGGTCCTAAAGAGGAATAGCTGCCTCTTCTGGGACGAACCGGAGGCCAACCTTAATCCCAAGTTGGTGAAGCTTGTCGCCGAGACGATCCTCAAACTTTGCGAACAGGGGATACAGGTGTTTATATCTACCCACGACCTCTTTTTGCTCAGAGAGCTTGAGCTTAGGAGGCGAGATCACAAAGATGTATCGGTCAGGTTCATCGGGCTTCACGAAGGGGACGTCGGCGTGAAATTAGAGCAGGGAGACTCGATCGATGACGTCGGAGAAGTCGTATCTCTGGAGGAAAACGCCGACCAGTCCAACCGATATCTGTCCATGGACTGGCAGGAATAG